Proteins co-encoded in one Streptomyces roseochromogenus subsp. oscitans DS 12.976 genomic window:
- a CDS encoding streptophobe family protein has translation MSAPTVSVRPAARHGWARAVAAVLTGLAVMVLVAALGLWAAGAADLPDGAFPRVVAAALVTAVGGSVELSGNAGALAQTHAGLTVIPLSVTLAGALVIGAGFLRPLRHRAVASAGELAGWAARIAVLWLLALIGLALAARQTFAVDVGSGTLSDLTGLFDAAPKVGFTTDLPLTVLFGLLWLAGVLVLALLVARGAPLPGRLLRLQESVRPAAHAMVELLLAYVVIGLVTALLTAATRGHVATTFALILLGLPNLMWLALTLGLGATWNGRVSGPFGLPMPHILDEILRTPDVSALNLRSLTAYDGRMWWLALMAALLLLAVAFRMAVRSPARIQPWQHAVRLAVALALTMLMICLTGRVSAHYGLSLLGIGDLGGGLSGELFLKPRLWQAVGLGALWGLVAGFLGGLLARPVQRHGEVSGPAD, from the coding sequence GTGAGCGCTCCCACCGTCTCCGTGCGGCCCGCCGCCCGCCACGGCTGGGCTCGGGCCGTGGCCGCCGTGCTGACCGGGCTGGCCGTCATGGTGCTGGTGGCGGCGCTCGGGCTGTGGGCGGCCGGCGCGGCGGACCTGCCGGACGGCGCGTTCCCGAGGGTGGTGGCCGCGGCCCTGGTCACGGCGGTCGGCGGCAGCGTGGAACTCTCCGGCAACGCGGGTGCGCTGGCGCAGACGCACGCCGGGCTCACGGTGATCCCGCTGTCGGTCACCCTCGCCGGTGCCCTGGTGATCGGCGCGGGTTTCCTGCGCCCGCTACGGCACCGGGCGGTGGCCTCGGCCGGGGAGCTGGCCGGCTGGGCCGCCCGGATCGCGGTGCTGTGGCTGCTCGCGCTGATCGGCCTGGCCCTCGCCGCCCGGCAGACCTTCGCCGTGGACGTGGGCAGCGGCACCCTCAGCGATCTGACCGGGCTGTTCGACGCGGCGCCGAAGGTCGGGTTCACCACGGACCTGCCGCTGACGGTGCTGTTCGGCCTGCTGTGGCTGGCCGGAGTGCTGGTGCTGGCGCTGCTGGTCGCGCGCGGGGCGCCCCTGCCGGGGCGGTTGCTGCGCCTCCAGGAGTCGGTGCGCCCCGCCGCGCACGCGATGGTGGAGCTGCTGCTCGCCTATGTCGTCATCGGCCTGGTGACGGCGCTGCTCACAGCGGCCACCCGCGGGCACGTCGCCACCACGTTCGCGCTGATCCTGCTCGGCCTGCCCAACCTCATGTGGCTGGCCCTCACGCTCGGCCTGGGGGCGACCTGGAACGGTCGCGTGTCCGGCCCGTTCGGGCTGCCGATGCCGCACATCCTGGACGAGATCCTGCGCACCCCCGACGTCTCCGCGCTGAATCTGCGCTCGCTCACCGCCTACGACGGCCGGATGTGGTGGCTGGCGCTCATGGCCGCGCTGCTGCTGCTCGCCGTCGCCTTCCGGATGGCGGTCCGCTCCCCGGCCCGGATCCAGCCGTGGCAGCACGCCGTGCGTCTGGCCGTGGCGCTGGCGCTGACGATGCTGATGATCTGTCTGACGGGCCGGGTCTCGGCGCACTACGGCCTCTCCCTGCTCGGCATCGGCGACCTGGGCGGCGGGCTGTCCGGGGAGCTGTTCCTCAAGCCCCGGCTGTGGCAGGCGGTGGGCCTGGGCGCGCTGTGGGGACTTGTCGCCGGGTTCCTGGGCGGTCTGCTGGCGCGGCCGGTGCAGCGGCACGGCGAGGTGAGCGGGCCTGCGGACTGA
- a CDS encoding FHA domain-containing protein, with the protein MAERPVAPTASELVLETDMGSTVMSPGQDYHVGRDPLSDIVFDDARVSWHHAVLRCDHDHWILTDQHSTNGTYADGHRIDRWGVRPGSVIRFGNPADGPRAVLADAPRPAPDRPCAVSLPLLTGTFRRPSSVRPLPPRTVRIGRAADNDLVVDDLIVSRRHAELRAHPDGTYEIVDLGSHNGTYLNGRPITRAPVGPGDIVGIGHSAFCLVGDELQEYVDTGEVSLDVQELTVVVDRDGKVLLDHVSFPVGEKCLLAVVGPSGAGKSTLLNALTGQRPADRGTVLYDGRDLYRDYAELRQRIGLVPQDDILHPQLTVRAALVYAAELRFPEDTAAAERRARVDEVIREIGLEQRADQPVHSLSGGQRKRVSVALELLTKPSLLFLDEPTSGLDPGMDRSVMNMLRGLADDGRTVIVVTHSVLSLGVCDRLLVLAPGGKVAYYGPPDDALAFFGFEQWPEAFEAFERAPDRDWAREYRESPFHRHYVAQATTQPHHPGPAPVSPAPPPRPRGWGAQLGTLVRRYTAVLSADRTFLLVMIALPFVMGAMARAVAGSRLTQDTAMNALLTLCVGAVLVGAANAVRELVKERVVYQRERAVGLPRSAYLMSKIVVLGTISIAQAVVLTLVALLGVDLNAPGGKGVLLPPLVEITLALALLAFTAMTLGLLVSALARKEEMTMPLLVLLAIVQVVFCGTLLRLNGVPGLEQLSWLVPSRWALGAMAGTIGLSRIVPGPLTADPLFRHSTGVWLLDMAMLVVLCVLYGLAVARLLRRHEPAVMRK; encoded by the coding sequence ATGGCGGAGCGGCCGGTCGCCCCGACGGCGTCTGAACTCGTGCTGGAGACCGACATGGGCTCCACGGTGATGAGCCCGGGCCAGGACTACCACGTCGGTCGCGACCCGTTGAGCGACATCGTCTTCGACGATGCCCGGGTCTCGTGGCACCACGCAGTGCTGCGCTGCGACCACGATCACTGGATCCTGACCGACCAGCACAGCACCAACGGCACCTACGCCGACGGCCACAGGATCGACCGGTGGGGCGTGCGCCCCGGCAGCGTGATCCGCTTCGGCAACCCCGCCGACGGCCCCCGCGCGGTCCTCGCCGACGCCCCGCGGCCCGCCCCCGACCGCCCCTGCGCGGTCTCGCTGCCCCTGCTGACCGGGACCTTCCGCCGGCCCAGCAGCGTCCGCCCGCTGCCCCCGCGCACGGTCCGCATCGGCCGGGCGGCCGACAACGACCTCGTGGTGGACGACCTGATCGTCTCCCGCCGCCACGCCGAACTGCGCGCCCATCCCGACGGCACGTACGAGATCGTCGACCTCGGCAGCCACAACGGCACCTACCTCAACGGCCGGCCCATCACTCGCGCACCCGTGGGCCCCGGCGACATCGTGGGCATCGGACACTCCGCGTTCTGCCTGGTCGGCGACGAACTCCAGGAGTACGTCGACACCGGCGAGGTCTCCCTCGACGTCCAGGAGCTCACCGTCGTCGTCGACCGCGACGGCAAGGTGCTCCTCGACCACGTGTCCTTCCCGGTGGGGGAGAAGTGCCTGCTCGCGGTGGTCGGACCGAGCGGTGCCGGGAAGTCCACTCTGCTGAACGCCCTGACCGGACAGCGGCCCGCCGACCGCGGCACCGTCCTGTACGACGGCCGCGACCTCTACCGCGACTACGCCGAGCTGCGCCAGCGCATCGGCCTGGTCCCGCAGGACGACATCCTGCACCCCCAGCTGACCGTGCGCGCCGCCCTCGTCTACGCCGCCGAACTGCGCTTTCCCGAGGACACCGCCGCGGCCGAGCGGCGCGCCCGGGTGGACGAGGTCATCCGGGAGATCGGCCTGGAACAGCGCGCCGACCAGCCCGTGCACAGCCTGTCCGGCGGGCAGCGCAAGCGGGTCAGCGTGGCCCTGGAACTGCTCACCAAACCCTCGCTGCTCTTCCTCGACGAGCCGACCTCGGGCCTCGACCCCGGCATGGACCGGTCGGTCATGAACATGCTGCGCGGCCTCGCGGACGACGGCCGCACGGTCATCGTGGTCACCCACAGCGTCCTCAGCCTCGGTGTCTGCGACCGCCTCCTGGTGCTCGCCCCTGGCGGCAAGGTGGCCTACTACGGGCCGCCCGACGACGCCCTCGCCTTCTTCGGCTTCGAGCAGTGGCCGGAGGCCTTCGAGGCCTTCGAGCGCGCCCCGGACCGCGACTGGGCGCGGGAGTACCGCGAGTCGCCGTTCCACCGGCACTACGTCGCCCAGGCCACCACCCAGCCCCACCACCCGGGCCCAGCCCCCGTCTCCCCGGCGCCGCCTCCCCGCCCACGCGGCTGGGGCGCCCAACTCGGCACTCTGGTCCGCCGCTACACGGCCGTCCTCAGCGCCGACCGCACCTTCCTGCTCGTCATGATCGCCCTGCCGTTCGTCATGGGCGCCATGGCCCGCGCCGTGGCGGGCAGCCGGCTCACCCAGGACACCGCGATGAACGCACTGCTCACGCTGTGCGTCGGCGCCGTGCTGGTCGGCGCCGCCAACGCGGTGCGCGAACTCGTCAAGGAACGCGTCGTCTACCAGCGCGAACGCGCCGTCGGCCTGCCCCGTTCGGCCTATCTGATGTCCAAGATCGTGGTGCTCGGCACCATCAGCATCGCCCAGGCCGTGGTCCTCACCCTGGTGGCCCTCCTCGGCGTCGACCTGAACGCCCCCGGCGGCAAGGGCGTCCTGCTGCCGCCGCTGGTCGAGATCACCCTGGCCCTCGCCCTGCTCGCGTTCACCGCGATGACGCTCGGCCTGCTGGTCTCCGCGCTGGCCCGCAAGGAGGAGATGACGATGCCGCTGCTGGTGCTGCTCGCCATCGTCCAGGTGGTGTTCTGCGGAACCCTGCTCAGGCTCAACGGCGTGCCCGGCCTGGAGCAGCTGTCCTGGCTCGTGCCCTCCCGCTGGGCGCTCGGCGCCATGGCCGGCACGATCGGACTGTCCAGGATCGTGCCCGGCCCGCTGACCGCCGACCCCCTCTTCCGGCACTCGACGGGCGTCTGGCTGCTCGACATGGCCATGCTGGTGGTGCTCTGCGTCCTCTACGGGCTCGCGGTCGCCCGGCTGCTGCGCCGGCACGAGCCCGCCGTGATGCGGAAGTAG
- a CDS encoding serine/threonine-protein kinase, whose product MARQTSLFSGRPSELIGRQVANYLVESEIGRGGMAVVFRARDLRLDRTVALKLLAPELARNDTFRKRFIHESQVAAAIDHPHIVPVFEAGETDGVLYIAMRYVPGSDLRRLLDLRGPLPLPHVVRIAAQVASALDAAHEHGLVHRDVKPGNILIAEGIDSDHPEHVYLTDFGLTKKSLSLTGFTSVGQFVGTLDYVAPEQISGRPVDGRCDVYGLACVVYESLAGRPPFQREDDMALLWAHQFDDPPPPSEARPELPPAVDPVFAQALAKSPDARHATCLAFVAALRAATAPAPGPAQVRPAAEADTETDHTATEAQSPPHWADPVFPP is encoded by the coding sequence ATGGCGCGCCAGACCAGCCTGTTCTCCGGCCGGCCCTCGGAACTCATCGGCCGGCAGGTCGCGAACTACCTGGTCGAGAGCGAGATCGGGCGCGGCGGCATGGCCGTCGTCTTCCGCGCCCGCGACCTGCGCCTGGACCGCACGGTCGCCCTCAAGCTGCTCGCCCCCGAACTCGCCCGCAACGACACCTTCCGCAAACGCTTCATCCACGAGTCCCAGGTGGCCGCCGCGATCGACCACCCGCACATCGTGCCGGTCTTCGAGGCCGGCGAGACCGACGGCGTGCTCTACATCGCCATGCGGTACGTCCCCGGCAGCGACCTGCGCCGCCTCCTCGACCTGCGCGGACCGCTGCCGCTGCCGCACGTCGTGCGGATCGCCGCGCAGGTGGCCTCCGCCCTGGACGCCGCCCACGAGCACGGACTGGTGCACCGGGACGTCAAGCCGGGCAACATCCTGATCGCCGAGGGCATCGACAGCGACCACCCCGAGCACGTGTACCTCACCGACTTCGGGCTCACCAAGAAGTCGCTGTCCCTGACCGGCTTCACCAGCGTCGGCCAGTTCGTCGGCACCCTCGACTACGTGGCCCCCGAGCAGATCTCCGGCCGCCCGGTGGACGGCCGCTGTGACGTCTACGGCCTGGCCTGCGTCGTCTACGAGAGCCTCGCCGGCCGGCCCCCGTTCCAGCGCGAGGACGACATGGCCCTGCTCTGGGCCCACCAGTTCGACGACCCGCCCCCGCCGAGCGAGGCCCGCCCCGAGCTTCCCCCGGCCGTGGACCCGGTCTTCGCCCAGGCCCTCGCCAAGTCCCCGGACGCCCGCCACGCCACCTGCCTCGCCTTCGTCGCCGCCCTGCGCGCCGCCACGGCGCCCGCTCCCGGCCCGGCCCAGGTCCGCCCGGCGGCGGAGGCCGACACGGAGACGGACCACACGGCGACCGAGGCCCAGAGTCCCCCGCACTGGGCCGACCCGGTGTTCCCGCCGTAA